In Mycolicibacterium nivoides, the DNA window CGCACCGATCGCCGCACCCATCTCGGGACGGATCAGTAAGCGCTGCAGCTTGTTCTGTTCCTTGACCCGCTCGTCGCGGACGACTTTGTGTGTCTCGAGGTTGAGGTCTGCCTGGGTACTCATGGCTAGCGTGTCCCGTTCTTCGCGTACTCGGCGATCGCGTCGATATTGGTCTTGTCGATGAACGACGGACCGGTCAGCGTCGGCTGATTGCCACCGATGACGTTGCCGTTGTTGAGGTAGAGCCACAATGAGTCGACGGCGAGGTAACCCTGCAGGAACGGCTGCTGGTCGACGGCCCATTGGACGTCACCATTCTTGATCGCGTCGACCAGTGCGGCGTTGGTGTCGAATGTGCCGACCTTGGCCGAGCTACCGGAATTGCGTACCGACTGCACGGCGGTCGGCGCGAACGGCGCACCGAGCGTCACCACGTAGTCGATCGACCGGTCCTGCTGCAGCTTGGCGGTGATGGTCGACTCGACCGACGGCATGTCCTTGCCGTTGACGTTGAGCGTCTCGGTACCGGGGAAGGTGTTCTTGACGCCGGCGCAGCGGGCTTCGAGGTCGACGTGGCCTTGTTCCTGGATAACGCACAGGACCTTCTTGGCGCCCTCTTCGGTGAGCCGCCGGCCCGCCTCCTGCCCCGCGATGTAACCGTCTTGACCGAAGTACTCCTTGACGCCGATCTTCTGCCAGGAATCGAGGCCGGCGTTGAACGCGACCGTGGGAATGCCTTTGCCCGTGGCATTTTCGATGGCGGCCTTCATTGCGTCCGGCTTGGCCAGCGTCACCGCGATGCCCTGCACACCGCTGTCCACGGCGGTCTGGACCAGGTTGGCCTGATTGGGCGCCTCGGGATCAGAGGAGTAGCGCAGCTCGATGTTGTCTTTCTTGGCCGCGGTCTCGGCGCCCTTGCGCACCAGGTCCCAGAAGGAGTCGCCGGGCACCTCGTGGGTGATCATCGCGATGGTGGCCCGAGGGGTGTCGACGGTTCCGCCGCCCATTCCGCCACCGGTATCCCGCGGCTTTCCGCCGGTGCTGGAGCACGCGCCGGCGCCCATGACCAGCACACCCGCCGCAGCTACCACCGCGAGCCGACTGAACCTCATTGCTTCTCCTTGCCATCGACGTCACCGGGTGCTTGTGCGTCTGGGTGACAAGCGACACGGCCTCGCAGTCGATGTAATACCGCTCACAATCGAATGTCAAGACTTTGTTCTGACATTAGGACTGCATATCAAATGCTCGGAAGCGGCGTGGCCGATCCCGCACCACCGGCGGTGAGCGACGCCAGTGCGTCAAAACATGCAGGGAAACAACGACTTTGGGAGATCTAGCGATCGACGAGGGTGGTGTCGAAGTAATACCGCGATGCACGGTAGGCGTGGCTTCCGTACTCGACGACGCGTCCGGAATCGTCGAATGCCGTCCGTTCCATCACCAGCAGCGGGGCCTTCGGCTTCTCGTCGAGCAGCTTCGCCTCATCCCGCTCCGCAGCCTTGGCGCCGATGCGCTGCTGAGCCAACCGGATGTGCACCCCACGGGAGCGCAGCGACTGGTACAAACCGGCCCGCTCGAGTTCATCGCGATCCGGCGCGATCGAAGCGGGAAGGTAGTTGGTCATCAGCGCCAGCGGTTGACCGCCGGACATTCGCAGCCGGCGCATCGTCACCACCTCGCTGCCCGCTTGCAGGTTGAGCCGTTCGGCAATCTCGTCGGACGCCGGACCCACGGCGTACTCGAGCACCTTGGTGGCCGGTTCCTGGCCGGCCCGC includes these proteins:
- a CDS encoding substrate-binding domain-containing protein: MRFSRLAVVAAAGVLVMGAGACSSTGGKPRDTGGGMGGGTVDTPRATIAMITHEVPGDSFWDLVRKGAETAAKKDNIELRYSSDPEAPNQANLVQTAVDSGVQGIAVTLAKPDAMKAAIENATGKGIPTVAFNAGLDSWQKIGVKEYFGQDGYIAGQEAGRRLTEEGAKKVLCVIQEQGHVDLEARCAGVKNTFPGTETLNVNGKDMPSVESTITAKLQQDRSIDYVVTLGAPFAPTAVQSVRNSGSSAKVGTFDTNAALVDAIKNGDVQWAVDQQPFLQGYLAVDSLWLYLNNGNVIGGNQPTLTGPSFIDKTNIDAIAEYAKNGTR
- a CDS encoding GntR family transcriptional regulator, which codes for MTPTLSVELDRSSPVPLYFQVAQVFEKAILDGQLKPGDRFENELALASRLSLSRPTTRRAIQELVDKGLLVRKRGVGTQVVQTPVHRPVKLTSLFDDLARAGQEPATKVLEYAVGPASDEIAERLNLQAGSEVVTMRRLRMSGGQPLALMTNYLPASIAPDRDELERAGLYQSLRSRGVHIRLAQQRIGAKAAERDEAKLLDEKPKAPLLVMERTAFDDSGRVVEYGSHAYRASRYYFDTTLVDR